In Cololabis saira isolate AMF1-May2022 chromosome 10, fColSai1.1, whole genome shotgun sequence, a single window of DNA contains:
- the LOC133452308 gene encoding transcription factor JunD-like has translation MTARMETPFYHDDSPAAPGFGHAPDYERYPGNKMLMGKKAVPGGHPFPGGGGTAPGGRSGNHLAPAGVTSSSSTEMLKLPPTDMEHLIFQSGQGLVNAGNPFLYRGQATNEQEGFADGFVKALADLHKQNQLVGGGPMSPSGGGTYQRNLISGGDVPVYTNLGSYQEPYSGGPVGFGVGVNRGPDAPQTVPEAPHHPGDRPASPADPDEAQERVKAERKKLRNRIAASKCRRRKLERIARLEEKVRALKGRNGELAATAAALREQVGQLKRRVMGHVSGGCRISPAAKSRGEGAASTGAESIG, from the coding sequence ATGACGGCCAGGATGGAGACTCCCTTCTACCATGACGACTCCCCCGCCGCGCCGGGGTTCGGCCACGCCCCCGACTACGAGCGCTACCCGGGCAACAAGATGCTGATGGGTAAGAAGGCCGTGCCGGGCGGGCATCCGTTCCCCGGCGGAGGGGGAACTGCACCTGGGGGGCGGTCGGGGAACCACCTGGCGCCCGCCGGCGTGACGTCATCGTCCTCAACCGAGATGCTGAAGTTGCCCCCCACCGATATGGAGCACCTGATTTTCCAGTCCGGTCAGGGATTGGTCAACGCCGGGAACCCTTTCCTCTACCGCGGGCAGGCGACCAACGAGCAGGAGGGGTTTGCCGACGGCTTCGTGAAGGCGCTGGCGGACCTGCACAAGCAGAACCagctggtgggggggggcccCATGTCGCCGTCGGGGGGCGGGACCTACCAAAGGAACCTGATCTCCGGTGGGGATGTGCCCGTGTACACCAACCTCGGTAGCTACCAGGAACCGTACTCCGGAGGACCGGTGGGCTTCGGTGTGGGGGTCAACCGGGGCCCGGACGCCCCTCAAACCGTTCCCGAGGCGCCGCACCACCCGGGCGACCGGCCGGCTTCCCCGGCCGACCCGGACGAGGCGCAGGAGCGGGTCAAGGCCGAGCGCAAGAAGCTGCGCAACCGCATCGCCGCGTCCAAGTGCCGGCGGCGGAAGCTGGAGCGCATCGCGCGGCTGGAGGAGAAGGTGCGCGCCCTGAAGGGGCGGAACGGCGAGCTGGCGGCCACCGCCGCCGCGCTGCGCGAGCAGGTGGGGCAGCTCAAGCGGAGGGTGATGGGTCACGTGAGCGGCGGATGTCGGATCTCGCCGGCGGCTAAGTCCCGCGGGGAAGGCGCCGCCTCGACCGGCGCGGAGTCCATCGGTTGA
- the LOC133451782 gene encoding uncharacterized protein LOC133451782, producing the protein YMQPLGSIIQNHGIHFHCYADDTQLYLSMKPDETEPLVKLQACLRDIKDWMSRNFLLLNSDKTEVIILGPEHLRKGLDGVAMASSATVRNLGVVFDQDLSFKPYVNQVCKIAFFHLRNIAKIRKILSQRDAEKLVHAFVSSRLDYCNVLLAGCPSNLLNRLQLIQNAAARVLTGISRRDHVSPVLASLHWLPVKFRIQFKILLLAYKAQNGLAPQYLQDLIVPYVPGRALRSQGAGLLVVPRVSKCRFGGRAFCYQAPLLWNQLPIWVKEADTTSTFKTKLKTFLFSKAYS; encoded by the coding sequence tacatgcagccgttgggaagtataatccagaatcacggcatacactttcattgttatgctgatgatacgcagctctatttgtctatgaagccggatgaaacagaaccgttagttaaacttcaggcatgtcttagggacatcaaggactggatgtccagaaatttcttgcttctaaattcagataaaacagaggttatcattcttggtccagagcatcttaggaagggattagatggtgttgcgatggcttccagtgcaactgtgagaaaccttggtgttgttttcgatcaggatttgtcgtttaaaccatatgttaatcaggtttgtaaaatagcgtttttccatctccgtaatattgcaaaaattaggaaaatcctctcgcagagggatgcagaaaaactagttcatgcgtttgtatcttctagactggattactgtaatgtgttgttagcaggatgtccaagtaatttgctgaataggctccagctgatccagaatgcagcagcacgagtactgacaggaattagcaggagagaccacgtctctccagtgttagcgtcgctccattggctacctgtaaaattcagaattcaatttaaaattttattacttgcatataaagcccaaaacggcttagctccgcagtatttacaagacctgatagtgccttatgttcctggccgagctctccgctcccagggtgcaggtttactcgtagttcctagagtatctaaatgtagatttggagggcgggcgttctgctatcaggcaccattactatggaaccaacttccaatctgggttaaggaggctgacaccacctccacctttaaaactaaacttaaaacctttctgtttagtaaagcttatagttag